The DNA window acgcaggaccccagcgttcggtcacgcgatgcacgccacgtggcccctgcttcaaatgttgatcgcccgatctcaacgatcatcagtgcacttaagttgtgaccggacgctctacagTGTAGgatcggacacaggaccccagcgtccggccacctctagtaaggttcctgtcgcgactggacgcgtccgattatAAGCGACCGAACATAGACCAGCCAGAGTCCGATCGTTTTCAGAGAGCTCCCCGAACCTCTATTTTGCGACCGGGAGAGATGGAATTGCAATGGTAGTTCTCGAAATAGACGAATTGTAATGGCATATCTCCAGACTTCAAAAATTGTAATGGCGCAGATCCAAAAAGCCATTTTTATAATATAATAATCGacagctcttctaattcatttaaaaaaaaactataacAAAAGTATATCTGCAAAATGTGTTTCTTCAAATTTATAGCTGTTAGTAATTTTTAATAATTTTTATTGAATTTAGAGAAGTTTGAATTAGAAAAAAGAAGTTTAATTAAACTGATAGAGTATTTTAATTTATTGGTCAAATTAAAATCTGAGCCTCCGATTTCACCCGTGATTAAAATCCGATCCTACCAAgaaaatagggaaatttaactgCCTCGAATGAAATAAGTATGTTGTGAAAAATTATTTTATGAAAAAAATTCACAACTTCTTTAGTGTTACACAGTTTAACTTTAAACAAACCTAAAAAATAATCATATTTTCGAAAAGCAATTGATACATAAGTTTCGAATACATCCAGTATAAATAAAAGAAGAAGTGACAAAATGGATTAATGTTAGTAAAATTGTAACCAATTGTTGTAAATAGTAACCAATTACACATGTTGTAAATAGCATTAGCATCGCCTAGTAGAATAGAATCTTTAGCGGCACGGCCATCGAGGTTTCAAGGTCGTGCGTCACGCGACGTAGACAAGCTTGACGGGGGAGATTCCTGTGCATCTTTCGGAATTCGAGTGATGATGCTCTTGCTCGCCTCCCCCCGGATTACTGTCAGCACCAATCCACAAATTCACCATTCCTCGCTGGCACAACATCATCATATACCGAATCATGATGCAGGAGCAGGAATATCCTCTGTCTCAATCTTTTTTATCGTCCGACAGATGACGCATGAAAAATCATTCGATTACACATAGATTTCTTCTAAAATATACTTCACTTTGATTTTATTTTAAGCTAAACTTGTTTaattttgaccaaaattataatgCAAGTATATTTGCAAAATGTGTTTCTTTAAATCTTTAGatgttagtattttttaatattttttagtaAATTTAGAGAAATTTCACTTAGAAAAAAAACAAAGTGAATGGATAGACTATTTTATTGATcagattaagggggtgtttggaccccaggactaaattttagtccctgtcacatatGAAGTTTGGATACTAATACATAcaataattacaaaactaattgcataaatgAAAGTTAATCGTGAGATGAAtccattaagcctaattagtccatgattagcgaaCGTGGTGCTACATTAAACATATGCTaatcatgaattaattaggcttaataaatttgccTCGCGAATTAGTCAAggcttatgcaattagttttataattagctcatgtttagttctAATTGATATCAAACTTCCGATGTGACCCGGGCTAAACTTTAGCTAGTGGATCAAAAAAAAAACCCTAAAATCCTGCTTAGCCATGAAATATTTTGGAGCCAATAATCGTGACCAATTGAAATATTCATTCCATACTCTAGTATAATCTATGTATATCCATGATGTTGTTTACTTAATAAACCATTCAATAATTATTAATTCGTTGAATATTGAGTGTTGAATGAACATCAGTGTTGATCGTAGTTATTAGTATCTTGACTAATTTAGTGAATGTTAAGTAAGTCATTGGTGTGGATACATGTTTTCCTAGAAGTGGTATATGTATTTGAGTACTTTGTATATTCATAAATTTTTTCTTTAATTAAATATTTTTGTGCATAATTAGTTAATAATTTTCAATTTTTTACAAATACCGGTAAATTAAATAGCCTTCGTTGTACGCTTATAGCTTGCTATTGTTTGTTATAGCTTTCGGAGAAGAATGCAGCTATGTATTGTAGCCTGCTGTTTACAAAATGGTACCTCCTCCAttataaattataagatgtttttgaGTTTTTTAGATATATAAAATTTGTTATACACtaagatatgcattatatatGGATACATGTAATAGAAACAATTTATCTAGAAAAATCAATatttcttataatttagaattttTTCTTGAGGTCTCCCGTTGTTTGTTGTaattcttttttttcttgttcCTATTTGCTTGTCTAATAAAAATTCGGCAAACCTCTTGCTgcctttctattttttttttcccTGAGACGagcttataatttggaattgaggAAAAGTAGTACTAACTACTGTCATGTCTACTGGAGGGCATGGAAAACCGTAAACAAGAAACCGCCGGAGGCAGAAACCGGCGGGGCCAAGGCTGTCTCGCGGAGGCCGGGAAAGCGGAAAGCGGAAAGCGGCGGCGGACACCTCCCCGGTTTCTCCCGCGACTAAAAAACATCCGAGCCTTTCTTCCCCCAACTTGCGCCGCTACAGTCCAGGCGCTCTCGTTGCCTCGCTGTTAGTCCTAGACCACTATATATACAGTACTCGTCCCCGCTTTCTTCCTCGCTAACTTCTGATCATCAACCAAGTGTAAAGGGTGCGAAGAAGCAGTAGCAAAAGGATTCGATTCTCGTGTTCTTCGAGTGGTCCATCGAGCTTCGGGAGAGAGACAGAAAGAGGGACAGCAAGCTATGGCGACCGCAGGGAAGGTGATCAAGTGCAAAGGTACGTCTTCTACCTCTGCCTTTCGTGATGGCTACTAGCTAGAAGCGTAATCATCGGATTGATTTGGTTCTTGGATTCCCTGCAGCCGCCGTGGCGTGGGAGGCCGGCAAGCCGCTGTCcatcgaggaggtggaggtggcgccGCCACAGGCCATGGAGGTGCGTGTCAAGATCCTCTACACCGCGCTCTGCCACACCGACGTCTACTTCTGGGAGGCCAAGGTAGCAtatgatgtatatatatatatatatcctcgcTGCTGCTTCTTGACCTCCATGCATTTGTCTAACTTTGTGTGATTTTCTGGCTGAATCTTGTTTTGTGCAGGGGCAAACTCCGGTGTTCCCGAGGATCTTAGGACACGAAGCGGGAGGGTATGCACTTGCCTTCTTCTCCCTGtcctgttctctctctctctctctctctctgtgttttTGAGGAAACCTGTCCTGTTGTGTTGTTACTGTTTTCTACTTCTTGCACTGAGCTCGTCACTTCTTTCCACTATATTTTTTTTAGTTGTGCGCTTCTACTAGTTTTAGTGCTTCGATTCTAAGTGTAGCTAGTCAATTCATTTCGAGCACTGTTTTGGCAGTGGGTTTGAGATCCATTACTAAAGAAAGCAAGTGTGCATATTTTATTGAATTGGATATAAAGCATCAAGTAAAGCCTCATGTGCAGATTCAAGGAACACGAAGTCAGTCATGACACAAGCACACACACATAATTAGCCTTTTCTTAGGATAATGTTTTTTTACGTGTTCTAGAATAAGAAACTGTACTTAAGATGTTTATATGTattcgttttttttttcttagACTGACAGAGACAAGTACATGATTCATTTCTTGAAACATCTCGGTTGACTAATTTTGCATATATAGAGAGGTCGATTCTGTTGAAGTGGGATGTTGATAGCATTTTAATTAATATTATTATTCACACTCCTAATACTAGTCCAAGCTGTCTAATAAATCAATTTCGTTCCAAACTAATAACTCTCCTCGCAGCATCGTGGAGAGCGTTGGGGAGGGTGTGACCGAGCTCGCACCAGGCGACCATGTCCTCCCGGTGTTCACCGGCGAGTGCAAGGAGTGTGCTCACTGCAAGTCCGAGGAGAGCAACATGTGTGACCTCCTCAGGATCAACGTCGACCGGGGCGTGATGATCGGCGATGGAAAGTCCCGCTTCACCATCAACGGACAGCCTATCTTCCACTTCGTTGGGACATCCACCTTCAGCGAGTACACCGTCATCCATGTCGGCTGCCTCGCCAAGATCAACCCCGAGGCGCCTCTCGACAAAGTTTGTATTCTCAGCTGTGGTATCTCAACTGGTAAGATGCATGCATGGTCCTTGATTCAGTCATATATTTCCCAAGGAATATCATGTTTTAGCAGGATGGCTTACTGATTCCTTGTCATTGCTTTGGTGCAGGTCTTGGCGCAACACTGAATGTGGCAAAACCAGTAAAGGGTTCGATGGTGGCGATTTTCGGTCTTGGGGCTGTAGGCCTTGCTGTAAGTGCTGGCTGCGTTCAGAGTTTTTCAGCATCGATCTGACAAGTACTCGTGTCGTGCGACATAATGGGATTATGATTGGACTGAATCTCTGTACTACATTTGCACGTGATAAGGCTATGGAAGGTGCTAGACTGGCTGGGGCATCAAGGATCTTCGGTGTGGACATCAACCCAGCAAAATACGAGCAAGGTACTTTTACAATCCACTGTCACCTTATTATGTGTATAATGTCAGTTTGGTCCTTGTATGGTTCTTGATGCTGATGGTACACTGAACTTACCAACGTGTTCCATTTTCTTTTTCAGCTAAGAAATTTGGCTGCACTGATTTCGTTAATCCCAAGGACCACGACAAGCCAGTGCAGGAGGTTTGTGTTTCTTTTGTTCTGATGAGTATACTGAATTTGACTCTTTGTGTATCTGATATCCACTGCTCTTATATCGCTGTTGCAGGTACTCATTGAGCTGACCAACGGCGGTGTGGACCGCAGCGTGGAGTGCACCGGCAACGTCAACGCCATGATATCTGCCTTCGAATGTGTCCACGACGTATGTCCTTGTCCTCATCCAACCAGCTGATTCTTCTGTAATTCTATCACCATTTGCTTTCAGACTGAATGGGATCCTGAAACGGGCGGCGCTCTGAATTGTGAATTGTAAATGCAGGGATGGGGTGTCGCCGTGCTGGTGGGTGTGCCACACAAGGACGCTGAATTCAAGACACACCCAATGAACTTCCTGAACGAGAGGACCCTGAAGGGAACCTTCTTCGGCAACTACAAACCACGCACTGACCTGCCCAATGTGGTTGAGCTTTACATGAAGAAGGTAAATGCAATCAAAGTGTGGTATTTCTTCGGTAGCCTTGTTACTTGTGCTTTGCTGAAATTGCTATGCTCCCAAACGTCCGCTTGCTCATGCTACAACTCTGCCTGTTTGTGCGCACAGGAGCTGGAGGTGGAGAAGTTCATCACGCACAGCGTGCCATTCGCAGAGATCAACAAGGCCTTCGACCTGATGGCCAAGGGGGAGGGCATCCGCTGCATCATCCGCATGGAGAACTAGATTGCTTTTTCCTGGTTGTCTGGTCTGGGTTGGGTTAATAAAGGGGCCAGTGTCCTCCGTGGATGTGGAGCCACGCTTGTGTGTATCACGTCCAGTTTGGCCTTAGTCAATCAGTAGAGTAGCTTGCACTTCCAGTGTCTGTAATTATCTATGGGCATCAGAGTCTCGCGAACTTCTCGGCGTAATATATGGTCTGGTACCGCTATGAGTTTCATTCACTCTACCAATGTGTTGTGGTTCACCACTTGCGGTGATGCTGCTTTGGTTGTGTTTGATTCTGTTTGTCTGTAAATCCGTAGAATTTTATCTGAAGTATGGTGGAAGTACTAGTGTGTTCCTTTGAACGGCGCCAGGCAATAAACAAGATCCCTTCAGAGCTTCTAAGGACCTGTTTGGGGTTGTCAGTTGTCACCTTGTGCAGATCTCTTACAGTTTTCAATTTCTAGTTGATCAATGCAAGGTTATGTAGCAAGTAGCAGTAATACGATGTAGAATCTGCAGTTTGGGCAGGCAGAAAGGTGCTCTTTTGGCCGAAATTAAATACATACTTATTATGATGAATTAGAAATCAATAAATCATAGCCACGCATGTCACAATATTTAGAAATGGAACGCAAGCACTGAAGGTTGAGTTATACAGAAGCAGTGAAGAACGCATTTTGTCTTCCGTTCTGACTAgagcagagtataatatttagcTGCAAATGGTGTTGGGAAATTGAGTGTTTCTTATATATATCTCAATGGATAACACCCGAGATCGCGAATAATTACAGAATtacaaaaacacacacacacacacacacacacacacaccaagaGGAGTAATCACTCAA is part of the Miscanthus floridulus cultivar M001 chromosome 9, ASM1932011v1, whole genome shotgun sequence genome and encodes:
- the LOC136481892 gene encoding alcohol dehydrogenase 2-like codes for the protein MATAGKVIKCKAAVAWEAGKPLSIEEVEVAPPQAMEVRVKILYTALCHTDVYFWEAKGQTPVFPRILGHEAGGIVESVGEGVTELAPGDHVLPVFTGECKECAHCKSEESNMCDLLRINVDRGVMIGDGKSRFTINGQPIFHFVGTSTFSEYTVIHVGCLAKINPEAPLDKVCILSCGISTGLGATLNVAKPVKGSMVAIFGLGAVGLAAMEGARLAGASRIFGVDINPAKYEQAKKFGCTDFVNPKDHDKPVQEVLIELTNGGVDRSVECTGNVNAMISAFECVHDGWGVAVLVGVPHKDAEFKTHPMNFLNERTLKGTFFGNYKPRTDLPNVVELYMKKELEVEKFITHSVPFAEINKAFDLMAKGEGIRCIIRMEN